aaataggggatgacTTGGCTaatattctagaatattccgAGATATTATGATACTCATAATATTTCGTAATCTATCCTTTCCTAATATTACTCTAACAATATAATCATAATATTCTCTCTAATACACTGTTTTCCCTTATTTATTGATATAGATGTTTCAAGAATTGCATGCAAGCTAAGGGTGCTATATTagcaaaaatatatttaaaaaaaatagttaaaattatttaatttagttATTGAAAAATCTCTAAAAATTGCATGTATTATGAATAGTTAGGGATTTAGAATTTTTTAAGGATCCTTACAAAAATATAAAGGTTACTTTTGCTTAAAAAAAGTGTGTATATTACGTATTTTGACCTAAAAAATTGTAAAAATAGATATGAAATTCGTTTTTTGGTGTTCGGTCACTGATTATGCACAAAGGTCAAGTATTTATAAAGCTATACAAGTGTATCTAGGAGAGTTATAATTGACTTAGAGAAGACTAGGGCATGAAGATGTATACTCATTAGACAATACTCAAATGTACTCCTCCTAGGGGTGTAAATGAGCCGATCTGAGCTCGAGTTTGGGTGGGCTCGGGCTCGACTCGAATTTTTTAGCTTGAGCTCGGTCTCGGCTCGAAGCTCGTCGAGCCTACAAAATTgaagctcgagctcggctcgaaTTTTTTAGCTTGAGCTTGATCTTGGCTCGAAGCTCGCCGAGCCTACAAAATTGAAGCTCGAGTCCATTTTAACTGAGTTCGacccgagctttgaccgagccgattccGAGGGCTTATCGAGCCGGCTCAGATCGTTTACGGCCCTACAATGCCTCCGTCCGATTTTTTTTACCTATTTTTTTAGGGTGTCTCATTCACTCACAAGCTTCCTTGTCCACTTATACAATGACACTATTTATAAATGCATGGTCCCCTCcacttttcttggtctttgtgccaaaactgtACAAATTTATCTCGATCGGACTGAGGGAATACAACTATACAAGTATCGTTAATTTTGCCGATCTCGATTTTTTTTTTACGGAGTATCATGAATGAATAAGTGTTTTTATATGATCAAATTATATTATAGAACATTTTACACAATAATTATTATTGATTGTAATGAATCATTTTGTGGCTAAGTTGCTAAAATAATTAAAGCCATTAAAAAAAGTTATCATTTCACCTTGATATTGTAACGCCCCCGAAAAGCAGACAGGCAGCTCAAAATAGCTTTTTTTATTAATAAACAGACAgcagcggaattacaagggcgtcaccgccgtattcccctttcggagaatacaaggcttatacaaaaataaagataaatacacTTTTTAAAGCTAAAAACTAATAACTAACTCTTTTATATATCCATCCTATTAGGTCATCTTATCTGAAAATCCTCACTCTTCACCTTCCCCGATACTaatgtacctgaaaaagaatgaaagtaacggaatcagccaaccacaggctgagtatgactccggtcACCTCCACCGGCCCTACTTACCTTCTTTTAATATTTATACTTCTTCCTGGTCGAACAAGGACTAAAAATAGGTCACATGAACACAATCgaataattattaaataaacaTGCATAACCTGTCATTTTATCATAATATGCAAAATATAGATTACCGGTCTACTATTACTGAAATGAGACACATTACGGAGTAAAAACTCCCCgggctaagccctcctccatgtacacaggatctcgagtctaagacccgtgtaaaccccCTGGCATTTTTACCAGTAATAATTAGAACCGTAGTTTACATGAGGCTGTGCCCCCTTCCATGTACACAGGTTAAATTTGTAATGTTGTCCACCTCCCGTAATCGTATtccgaatgctacaattggccaatagtACATTATAATGAAATCGACatgacaatgagtcacattttcatataaagacagttaatataacatgtgagtAACATAATGATAATATAACATGATACGGTCGATAatactatacaataatcacattattattacttatttctacgacgaagggtcccgaaatcataccttattaAGAATTCTACTCATATTATAAGAAGCACTCAAAAGTCAAACCCCTTTCTATATTTTTATGTTTGATCACTTGTCTGATGTCTCTTTGAGTTTATAAAAGAAATGGTGGGAGTGTGATGTATTTATAGCCGTGTATATGTCGGTGAAGTTAGCCCATGATGTAATCAATTTGAGTAATTTGGTAAGGGCTTACGCAAAAACCTTAGCATATAAGACTACTCCTTATTGCCCCTATcttcattattattatattatattattggTTATAAGATAAGGTTAATCCAAAATGTGAGTAAGCTAGGTGCTAGTCTTAAACTTTATTTAATTACTACAAACGCAAAATCTTTGTGATCAAACAATTCTATTCTAATTAAGACAATATAAACTGCTTAGTGACTATCGACTTGTCTTatttataaatataaattattattttttccgGGATATTACAGATATAAACCCACAACACAATATGTGCATGAGTGATTCAGCAACCGTAGTACGAAATTCACAATAATTATTACCTTCATAATTCAACATCTTTCATAACTCGAGGATGAATAAATTGATACAATAACTAGTTACTTGGATAAACATTATAAAGACACCATGAACATATAGGTAACAACTTACGTTAAACACAAATTATAAAATAAGAACGTCTTACAAAGTGTAAACGATCCTCTTATTGATATAAGCACCGTCACTCATTATAAGACGACCTTACCCAATAATTATGGTCGATTTATTTTTTAAGAGGTTGATACCCCAGGAACATCAAAAGCTTTCTTGAAGTACACGGTAGTAGGATACTCGGTGATACCTAAAAGTCCATCCTCATGTATTCCAACATTAAATATCTCTTCTGCCCAAGGTGTAGGCGAAAACTTTAACTCATACATACGTTTGAGAGACTTATCCGTCTTAGTGACGAAGAAAGGCTGAGGGATCGGCAGGGTAGACACACCGCCGGTGGTAAAGTACAACTTTCCGGACCCTGGGTCTAGGGTCTGTCTCCATATCAGGGAATCGTTACACGGCGTAGGGCCTTTGAAGTTTAAGACAATTGGTATGTCAAGGGCAATGACGATGCTAATTACGGGAATAGAGATCTGAACTGGGGTACCAGGTGAATTTTCGGTTTTTTCTGGGGTAATGTAGAGTGGACATACCTCGCGTTTTTGGGTGTAGGTAAGACCACTTGTAGTGTTAATCGGGATAATGTAGTACTCCGCCTCATTAATTATAAAGTCACCGTCGATATCGACAGGATAAGCAGTGGAGAGTGGGAGGATTGAGATTAGGACTAGAGTGATTGATGCTGTGAAAATAATGAAGGAAGACATTTTGAGTAGTAGAGTATAGTGTGTGAGAATTAGGAAGGAATAGTAGGGTTTTTATAGCAAAGcttcttgcttgtgacgggtacATTTCGTCACAAGCTGAGACGGGGTAAAATGTGACCCATTTAAGACGAAAATGTAACTATTTTACCTAAAAAGTTGTCAAAACAATTTCCTAAGCTATAATAATTTGTTATTAAAATAGTCACATTTTGCCGTTAAAATGGCGACATTTAACccatcttcagcttgtgacgaaaagtgtccgtcttcaatgagaattggtGTTTTTAAAGTGGAGTCGCCTCAAAACCTTTGCATGCATGAAGGGTTAGAAAAAACAAACGACATACTCCGTAGATGAAATGTAATCTCAAAAACCACGGAAAATCAGCATTATAGTATAGCGAAAATGAACGAGGGTCATAATTATCTATTTTCTATTTATTTTTGAAAGCTACCATTTGTAGTAGATGGATTGTTATACGAAGTATATTTCTATTTTCCGAGGTATTGtaacaaaatgacaaaactacCCTCTCTTGGTAAAGACTTGTAGGACATCTAACGGGCAATATGTGGTCTTGTATCTAGTCGTACACTCTTCTTAGGTCCTATGCCTTTTGTCATCGATCCGATGCGTTTACGTTAATAGCCAAGGTAGTACGTcttttaaatttgtttttttaGCATAAAAATCAAGAGACGAGGATAAGAGTATATGCTCAACCAATaagaaattaaatatatgaaaaactAATCTCTTCGATTCTTATAAGAAATAAACTAATAGGGAGTACGTGGCGAAATGTCTGAGATAATAAAGTTTTTCTGCCTAAATGAATTACTCTATATTGGGTTTTAGGCTTCATTATATTTTATCTATAACCTGGTCACACTAATTAATTTcatacaataaataattttatgaCATTTAAAAAGATGATTATATTTATTCAACTTGCATAGACATATTAATAGAATATTATTATTTTAGTACATAAATAAAATTGCACTAATTAGATGTATGATGTGATTAAAATATTTACTACTATTATTTTAAAAATAAACATGATGGCCACGAATACTATATAACAAACACTTTCTAATTAATTCCCATAATTCTATCTTTTGATACAAATGTACTAGAAGTTAAGAGTATTGATAGATTGTTTACTTCTAAAAACAAAAAATTCACGTATAATCTATTTTTTCTTACACTTTATCTTAATAATATCTACTTATACTACATACTATGTAACCATTGAAATTTGGTTAATTTTTCAATTTAACATATACATAAGTATATTTATTACAACACATATCTTATTTTTTCTTTTGTACCTCTTAATAcaaaacattactaatattaaATTTTGTAACTAAATTTCAAGGGAAGTTAAATAtcaatattataattattaaattctCTAACATCCCAATCTAAAAAATCGGATAATCGCGGGATCTACACTTTGGTAAATGAAATAATAGTGAAATGGACTAATCAAACTAATTACTCCGTATAAAGAGGGAAATGTTTGACTATTAAATTTTAAAACTGTTAGAACCACTTGATGATGCtaagtttcattgttatttattGGTATTATTTGTAACATTTGAAACTCTCAATTATTCCTCAAGGATGATGCAAGGACGATCATAGATAAAGAAAGTCTTAGCCTAAGTCTAATGTTATAAACGAGATAGAGTAGCATTCTTAGGCAATCTTAGCTTATCAAGTGACTGCAAAACATTTTTTGAAGTTGAGTAGATCTCCTTTTAGACTGGCTATTTTACTCTGAAACAATCAAACGGTCTTATCATTATTATCTTCGATTGTCGGGTCGTCGACATAAATTTATCCCCACACTGCTGATTAAATGAAATAGGTCCATACACTAATTGcattgggttgtgtataatttagtcttgaatttctaacttaataccaaatatggaagatatTAAATgattaaatacaacccaatgggttgtAAATATCAAAACccttataattattaatttttgttatccaaaaaTTTCTAAAAATGCGTATTTATCAACATATCAATATTTCCCTCATTATTAGAAACGATACAAATTTATTATTAGATTTAAATTAGAATATGAAAGGAGACTAAGATATGTAATATTTTTAAGTTCAGTTTAGctcatataagttcagtttatGAATTTATTATGTTTGTGGCTAAGTCAATTCATACTTTGAAAGGTATAACAATGGATAATAAATTCAAAAACAGACGAACAAGTCACCTAATTTGGAGTTTTGAAGTAATTTTTAATAAAATGTatcttaagggagtaattttaaaaaaattgtgaaaTAGAGTTATTTTAGAAAACTAGTATGTAAAATGGGGCCATTGTTAATTGACTCTATGAAAGAGTAACATAGTAAATTGCAAAGAGTAACTTTCATGCTTAGCCTTGAAGAAAATGTAAATATATATTCTAAAGTTTGTTCATATTATAGCTCATTATACATAGTACATTATTGGAGTATTAGGTTTAATACTCCAATAAATACAGGGGAGGCCCAGACCCTGTTCAATTCGGTTCACCGAACCGGGGCCCAATGGGTTTGGGGGCCTCATCTAAAAAGAGTTATTGTTTAAGTATGTAATTACGTTCTATGATGTTAACAAGTATTCTTATGGCATAGTGGTAATGGGCTTAATAGCAAACAACAAAGAAAGCCTATCAAGGTCCTAGACTCGATTCCTCATGTTGTCATTTTACATCAATTATTTTGGGGGGTTTTTTTTGTTGTATTTCCATTTTCCACTTTACATCAattatttttgggattttttgttGTATTTTCATTTTCCGCCTCGATCTCGTACATAACAATAGACTCTCGTAAACTAATTGACAGTTGATGAATGATGACTCGgtcaactaattaattaattaattaattttttcaATAGTtagctttaattaattattttagtttctttcttcttcttttttaatCTCTTGTTAATTTTGACTTCGTAAATTTTAAAAGTTCATTTGTATGAATTCTCCCCTCAATATTTAAAAGCAATCCACCATTTTAGTGTAAGTGACTCTAGATAATTTTGTCGCTTTAAAAAAAATGTTGGTCTTAATTACTTATGACCGTCTTAACCTGAAACCTCTAACTCCCTTGTTTTACTACTACTTCTAATTTAATCGAGTGTGAAAACAATCtataaattaagacggtcttaaataaGAATGGTGTTAGAATTCTTAGAAAAGTGATCTTATTTAACGGAACAAATATGCATGTTATTATCGATGATGCACTTACCgtactaatttttttttattgtagcCTTATTTTTCAAATTACTTTACTCCTAAAAGTAAAAGTATAAATACGCTAATTGGAAGAAATAGAGAGAATATTTGTTTTTACaagaaaaaaaataatataactaAAGTTTTATGATTAAAATCGAATCATTAACACGATTAATTTTATATTTATagtatttgaaattttgaatattATGCATCCTCATACATTAAAGGTCTCATATTTTCCTATGACTATAAAAAAAACGAGGCAATCATCGTAGAGGCCTCCACCTAATATTTGGAACAAGGCCTCCAAATCCAAT
The Silene latifolia isolate original U9 population chromosome 11, ASM4854445v1, whole genome shotgun sequence genome window above contains:
- the LOC141612585 gene encoding trypsin inhibitor 1B-like — translated: MSSFIIFTASITLVLISILPLSTAYPVDIDGDFIINEAEYYIIPINTTSGLTYTQKREVCPLYITPEKTENSPGTPVQISIPVISIVIALDIPIVLNFKGPTPCNDSLIWRQTLDPGSGKLYFTTGGVSTLPIPQPFFVTKTDKSLKRMYELKFSPTPWAEEIFNVGIHEDGLLGITEYPTTVYFKKAFDVPGVSTS